The genomic window ACGAGGATGCCTCAGTCCCGCCCCACGCTCAATGGGTACCGCTCCCCACCCTCGCGCGCAGGAGCGATCCGCGTGGGTCAGTGCGCCTGCGAACCGAGCTCGATGACGAGCACACCGACCGCGATCAGGCCGATGCCGACGATCATCTTCGGCGTCAGCTTCTCCTTGAAGAGCACGCGCGCACCGATGGCCGTGAGGGCGACCCCGCAGGCGGCCCAGATTCCGTAGGCGATCCCGACGGGCATCCCGTTCGCGAGCGCGATGGTCAGCAACCCGAAGGCGGTCACGTAGAACACGGCGACGGGAGCGATCCACCGCTTCTTCCGCAGGCCTTCCGAGGCGCGCAGGGAGAGCGTCGCCGCGACCTCGGTGACGATGGCACCGGCCAGGAGCAACCAGGTCATGCGCCGACCTCCTCGTTCGTCGCGCCCGGCTTCGGTGACTCCGGGGCGTGGCCCGTCTCCACGAGCACGACGCCGGCGATCACGATCGCGATGCCGAGCCCGATCATCAAGGTGAACTGCTCGCCGAACACGAGCGACGCGAGCACCGCGGTGAGCGCGACGCCGGCCGCAGCCCAGATGCCGTAGACCACCCCGATCGGCACCCCCATCCGGAGCAGGAGCGACAGGGCGACGAACGCGCCCGCGTATCCGGCCACCGCGAGGATCGACCACCAGGGGTTCTCGATGGCGCCACGGAGGGAGAGGGTCGCCGTGACCTCCAGCAGGATGGCGGCGGAGAGGATCAGCCACTTCTTCATCGGGATTCACCTCCAGCGAGGGCCAGGAGTCGCGAGACGAGGTCGGCGCGCTGGTCGCGGCCGACGTCGAGGATGCCGGTCGCCTCGGCGATCCAGAGACCGTTCGCCGCCAACCAGACGAGCAGGAGGGAGGTCGAATCGGTGTCCTCACCGAACCCGAACCAGGTGCGAAGGTACTCGAGCCAGGGAGCGGCGAGTTCGGGACGCCTGACCGCCTCGGCGAAGACGACGAACTCGCCCTGGCTCGCCCCGCCCTCCCCCGCGAAGGCGACGAAGGCCCGCACCCGCTCCTCGAGCGTCGACGTCTCGAGCGGCGCCCCCAGCTCCTCCACGAGCTCGCGCTGCCAGCGGGCGACGACGTGCTCGATCACCGCGATCATCATCGCGTCCCGTGAGGGGAAGTGGTAGCGCAGCCCGGCCTTCGTCAGACCGACCTCCTGCGCCACCGCCTCGTAGGTGATGTCGGCCTCTCCGGAGGCGTCGACGACGCGGACGGCCGCATCGAGGATCTCGTTCCGTGCACTGGGTC from Plantibacter flavus includes these protein-coding regions:
- a CDS encoding DMT family transporter → MTWLLLAGAIVTEVAATLSLRASEGLRKKRWIAPVAVFYVTAFGLLTIALANGMPVGIAYGIWAACGVALTAIGARVLFKEKLTPKMIVGIGLIAVGVLVIELGSQAH
- a CDS encoding DMT family transporter, which gives rise to MKKWLILSAAILLEVTATLSLRGAIENPWWSILAVAGYAGAFVALSLLLRMGVPIGVVYGIWAAAGVALTAVLASLVFGEQFTLMIGLGIAIVIAGVVLVETGHAPESPKPGATNEEVGA
- a CDS encoding TetR/AcrR family transcriptional regulator, yielding MRPSARNEILDAAVRVVDASGEADITYEAVAQEVGLTKAGLRYHFPSRDAMMIAVIEHVVARWQRELVEELGAPLETSTLEERVRAFVAFAGEGGASQGEFVVFAEAVRRPELAAPWLEYLRTWFGFGEDTDSTSLLLVWLAANGLWIAEATGILDVGRDQRADLVSRLLALAGGESR